The following are encoded together in the Dyella terrae genome:
- a CDS encoding TonB-dependent receptor plug domain-containing protein, translated as MHKNAVGLKAAPSILAVALLSILSQASAQDATPAPSTDNAKKLSTVIVTGTRADNRTESSSLTPIDVVSAQTLQQTGTTELTTALARIIPSLTFPRPSASDTADSQRPAQLRGLSPDQVLVLVDGKRWHPGAILLTNGVLGRGSQAVDLNTIPIGAIDHIEVLRDGASAQYGSDAIAGVINVVLKKGAQGGEVDLSGGQYSAGDGRQWQGSANFALPLSDDKGWIRFTLQDGNQDYTNRSQPNRTRPWEGTTQRFGDPAVKDHNLFVNAQFDLTPNVQLYAFGHYSDRDTTSPAFFRNLANSNSVPSLYPNGYLPLEHADSTDRSLVVGIRGKTESGWRWDISGNYGGNRVSYATENSVNRAFLHDFGYSPTEFHDGILKAAQQSFDVDIAKEFSTSWLPNPVTLAFGAEYLRQTYAIDAGDLTSWYTGRSGVSGGAQGFGGYQPTDAGSYSRHDVAEYVSLESNLTDRFSTSLSLRHEDYSDFGNTTSGALAGRFDFTDRFALRGSASTGFRAPSLAQQHYSYTSSLYYGAGNSLHLPAGIYNTGLVPVNSEIGTLLGAQPLEPEKSHNYTLGAVWNPVDALNLSVDIYQITIDNRITLSSNLATTSPTVQSYLAANGVTASNYSGIAYFTNAVNTRTRGIDLVTSYLSDFGDAGTLQSTLSYNYNKNKVTDIKANPAILNQLGVNLKRIDRRDQYGLLADTTPRSKLILNELYSLGHWSFNGTATRYGSFVSYNSTTAALDQTFGAKWIFDFAVNYNLDRWTFTLGGDNVFNTYPDRVIPANDNNGTLPYSVFSPFGFNGAYVYGKVAYRW; from the coding sequence ATGCATAAGAACGCCGTCGGCCTTAAGGCCGCGCCAAGCATCCTCGCCGTTGCGCTTCTTTCCATCCTCTCGCAGGCCTCTGCGCAGGACGCGACACCGGCGCCGTCCACCGACAACGCGAAGAAGCTCAGTACCGTGATTGTCACCGGTACGCGTGCGGACAACCGGACGGAGAGCAGCTCGCTCACACCGATTGACGTCGTCTCGGCGCAGACACTGCAACAGACCGGCACCACGGAACTGACCACGGCACTCGCCCGCATCATCCCGTCACTGACCTTCCCGCGGCCTTCGGCATCCGACACCGCGGATTCACAACGCCCCGCCCAATTGCGCGGCCTGTCGCCGGACCAGGTATTGGTGCTGGTGGATGGCAAGCGCTGGCATCCCGGCGCCATCCTGCTCACCAACGGTGTGCTCGGCCGCGGTTCGCAAGCGGTGGACCTCAACACCATTCCCATCGGTGCCATCGATCACATCGAGGTGCTGCGCGATGGCGCGTCCGCGCAATACGGTTCGGACGCCATCGCCGGCGTGATCAACGTCGTGCTCAAGAAGGGCGCGCAAGGCGGCGAGGTCGACCTGAGCGGTGGCCAATACTCTGCAGGCGACGGCCGCCAGTGGCAGGGCTCGGCCAACTTTGCGCTGCCATTGAGCGATGACAAGGGCTGGATCCGCTTCACGCTGCAGGACGGCAACCAGGATTACACCAATCGCTCGCAACCCAACCGCACGCGCCCCTGGGAAGGGACCACGCAGCGCTTTGGTGACCCGGCGGTGAAAGACCACAACCTGTTCGTGAATGCGCAGTTCGACCTCACGCCCAACGTTCAGCTCTACGCGTTCGGCCACTACAGTGACCGCGACACCACCTCACCGGCGTTCTTCCGCAACCTGGCGAACAGCAACTCGGTGCCGTCGCTCTACCCGAACGGCTACCTGCCGCTGGAGCACGCCGATTCCACCGATCGATCGCTGGTGGTGGGCATCCGTGGCAAGACGGAAAGCGGCTGGCGCTGGGACATCAGTGGCAACTACGGCGGTAACCGTGTGTCGTACGCCACGGAGAACAGCGTCAATCGCGCCTTCCTGCATGATTTCGGCTACAGCCCCACCGAATTCCACGACGGCATCCTCAAGGCGGCGCAGCAGTCGTTCGATGTGGACATCGCCAAGGAGTTCTCGACCAGTTGGCTGCCCAACCCGGTGACGTTGGCGTTTGGTGCGGAATACCTGCGCCAGACCTATGCGATCGATGCGGGCGACCTGACCTCGTGGTACACCGGCAGGTCGGGCGTTTCCGGCGGAGCCCAGGGCTTTGGCGGCTATCAGCCCACCGATGCGGGCTCCTACAGCCGCCACGACGTGGCTGAGTATGTCAGCCTCGAATCCAACCTCACCGATCGCTTCAGCACTTCGCTGTCTCTGCGCCACGAGGATTACAGCGACTTCGGCAACACCACTTCCGGCGCGCTCGCGGGCCGCTTTGACTTTACCGATCGCTTCGCCCTGCGCGGCAGTGCGTCCACCGGCTTCCGCGCGCCGTCATTGGCGCAGCAGCATTACTCGTACACGTCTTCGCTTTATTACGGTGCGGGCAATTCGCTACACCTGCCGGCCGGCATCTACAATACCGGCCTGGTGCCCGTGAACAGCGAGATCGGCACCTTGCTCGGCGCCCAACCGCTGGAGCCGGAGAAATCACACAACTACACGCTGGGCGCAGTGTGGAACCCGGTCGATGCGCTCAACCTGAGCGTGGACATCTACCAGATCACCATCGACAACCGCATCACCCTGTCCAGCAACCTGGCGACGACCTCGCCGACGGTGCAGTCCTACCTTGCCGCCAACGGCGTCACCGCCAGCAACTACAGCGGCATCGCCTATTTCACCAATGCGGTAAACACACGTACGCGCGGCATCGATCTGGTGACGAGCTACCTGAGCGACTTCGGTGACGCCGGCACGCTGCAGAGCACACTGAGTTACAACTACAACAAGAACAAGGTCACCGACATCAAGGCCAATCCGGCCATCCTCAATCAGCTCGGCGTGAACCTCAAGCGTATCGACCGGCGCGACCAGTACGGCCTGCTGGCCGATACGACGCCGCGCAGTAAGCTCATCCTCAACGAGCTCTACAGCCTTGGCCACTGGAGTTTCAACGGCACAGCCACGCGTTATGGCAGCTTTGTGTCCTATAACTCCACCACCGCTGCGCTGGACCAGACCTTCGGCGCGAAATGGATTTTTGATTTTGCGGTGAACTACAACCTCGACCGCTGGACCTTCACCCTCGGTGGCGACAATGTGTTCAACACATACCCCGATCGGGTAATCCCAGCCAACGACAACAATGGCACACTGCCGTACTCGGTGTTTTCGCCGTTCGGCTTCAATGGCGCCTATGTGTACGGCAAGGTGGCCTATCGCTGGTGA
- the fusA gene encoding elongation factor G, protein MARKKSLQLYRNIGIIAHIDAGKTTTTERILYYTGKKHQIVDVHDTKDGKGSTTTDYLEQERKRGITIQSAAVSTEWKGHQINLIDTPGHVDFTIEVNRSLRVLDGAVVVFDGVAGVEPQTETNWRLADQYNVPRVCYVNKMDRTGANFEHCVKGIRERLGANVLLCQVPLGSHDEFIGMADLVAGVGYIWKGDDKDSPWDTVPLDEIAGRVTFSEAGDQAWVANLAKLRQETLEYALAMDDEAFDRLIETGEFDPEKLKECIRKGCVSGKLVPVFCGSSYRNKGVQQLLDGVIDYMPYPGENGGIALVDEDGHVTGEQGVVDEAPARVLAFKVINDQFGTLTFCRVYSGVVSKGDTLLNVTRGKKERIGRIVEVQANATKEIDEARAGDIVAFVSLKETETGDSLSDPAHPALLERMRFPDPVISVSVEPKTRNDVDKLSSALYKMVKADPSLRLEMDKETGQTVLKGMGELHLEVTIDRMRTELGVDATMGKPKVSFREAFGRTVEHTYTHKKQSGGSGQFAEVTMVFEPLATGGGVVFSDEIVGGRVPREYIPAVEHAVDVESREGQVAGYEVVDFKARLIDGKYHDVDSSALAFEIATRQCFREAQRLSKPKLLEPVMRLEVSMEPDYLGDVIGDINRRRGTVNEQGQRGTQAFVQGFVPLAEMFGYINFLRSATRGRGTFTMEFDHYEEVPANLVDTLMEKEAK, encoded by the coding sequence ATGGCACGTAAGAAGTCGCTTCAGCTGTATCGGAACATTGGCATCATTGCGCACATCGATGCCGGTAAGACCACGACGACCGAGCGCATCCTGTACTACACGGGAAAGAAGCATCAGATCGTTGACGTGCATGACACCAAGGACGGCAAGGGTTCCACCACCACCGATTACCTGGAGCAGGAGCGCAAGCGCGGCATCACCATCCAGTCGGCGGCGGTGTCCACCGAGTGGAAGGGTCACCAGATCAACTTGATCGATACGCCAGGCCACGTGGACTTCACCATCGAGGTGAACCGCAGCCTGCGCGTGCTCGATGGCGCAGTCGTCGTGTTTGACGGCGTGGCGGGCGTGGAGCCGCAGACGGAAACCAACTGGCGTCTGGCTGACCAGTACAACGTGCCGCGCGTGTGCTACGTCAACAAGATGGACCGCACGGGCGCCAATTTCGAGCACTGCGTGAAAGGCATTCGCGAGCGCCTCGGCGCCAACGTACTGCTGTGCCAGGTGCCGCTGGGCAGCCATGACGAGTTCATTGGCATGGCCGACCTGGTGGCCGGCGTGGGCTATATCTGGAAGGGTGACGACAAGGACAGCCCCTGGGATACCGTGCCGCTCGATGAGATCGCCGGGCGTGTGACGTTCTCCGAGGCCGGTGACCAGGCCTGGGTCGCCAATCTGGCGAAGCTGCGCCAGGAAACGTTGGAATACGCCTTGGCGATGGATGACGAAGCCTTCGATCGCCTGATCGAAACGGGCGAGTTCGATCCTGAGAAGCTGAAGGAATGCATCCGTAAGGGCTGTGTGTCCGGCAAGCTGGTGCCGGTATTCTGCGGCTCCTCGTACCGCAATAAGGGCGTGCAGCAGTTGCTGGATGGCGTGATCGACTATATGCCGTATCCGGGCGAGAACGGCGGCATTGCGCTGGTTGACGAAGACGGCCACGTGACCGGCGAGCAAGGCGTAGTGGACGAAGCGCCGGCTCGCGTGTTGGCCTTCAAGGTGATCAACGACCAGTTTGGCACGCTTACCTTCTGCCGCGTTTACTCGGGCGTGGTCAGCAAGGGTGACACCTTGCTCAACGTCACGCGTGGCAAGAAGGAACGCATTGGCCGCATCGTGGAGGTGCAGGCGAATGCGACCAAGGAAATCGACGAAGCACGCGCAGGCGATATCGTCGCTTTCGTTTCGCTCAAAGAAACGGAAACCGGCGATTCGCTGTCGGACCCGGCGCATCCTGCGCTGCTCGAACGCATGCGCTTCCCTGATCCGGTCATCAGCGTGTCGGTTGAGCCCAAGACCCGCAACGACGTCGATAAGCTGTCGTCGGCGCTCTACAAGATGGTCAAGGCCGACCCTTCATTGCGGCTGGAGATGGACAAAGAAACCGGGCAGACCGTGCTCAAGGGCATGGGCGAGCTGCACCTGGAAGTGACCATCGACCGCATGCGCACCGAGCTTGGCGTGGACGCGACCATGGGTAAGCCCAAGGTGAGCTTCCGCGAGGCCTTTGGTCGTACGGTCGAACATACCTATACGCACAAGAAGCAATCGGGCGGCTCCGGCCAGTTTGCCGAAGTCACCATGGTGTTCGAGCCGCTGGCGACCGGTGGCGGTGTCGTTTTCTCCGACGAGATCGTCGGCGGCCGCGTGCCGCGCGAATACATCCCGGCGGTGGAGCACGCGGTAGATGTTGAGTCGCGCGAAGGCCAGGTGGCCGGCTACGAAGTGGTGGACTTCAAGGCCCGCCTGATCGACGGCAAGTACCACGACGTCGATTCGTCCGCGCTCGCGTTCGAGATAGCGACGCGCCAGTGTTTCCGCGAGGCCCAGCGGCTGAGCAAGCCCAAGCTGCTTGAGCCGGTGATGCGATTGGAAGTGTCGATGGAGCCCGATTACCTGGGTGACGTTATCGGCGACATCAATCGGCGACGTGGCACGGTGAATGAGCAAGGGCAGCGTGGCACGCAGGCATTCGTGCAGGGCTTTGTGCCGCTGGCGGAAATGTTCGGCTACATCAACTTCCTGCGTTCGGCCACGCGAGGCCGTGGCACGTTCACCATGGAGTTTGACCACTACGAGGAAGTGCCCGCCAATCTGGTGGACACATTGATGGAGAAAGAGGCGAAGTAA
- a CDS encoding sensor histidine kinase produces MTMLGWPAFVRHVARYLGAALLTASVLLTAHASDSPGFRRRLWTTETGTPADIWAMTQSKGGYLWLGTGSGLYRFDGFRFERFQPADGERFRSNDITAMGSLHDGSLWLGFYYGGVSELQAGHLRQYAPGKDFPPGLVLAFAQTSDGTVWAATEGGLAHFDGSQWRTVGADWGYPSHRADWLITARDGTLWVTTGESLMFLRPGEHRFQPTHVSMAKYGIVAQAPDGTLWLSDHDHGTRALPGLTPDHPSVTAAERPGDTDFAWANRLLFDRYGNLWGTLVDRGGIYRVADVEHLATGRSLRAQDLAEVIGKASGLVSERAVPLLQDAEGTIWAGTNMGLASFHRNSFQVPGQVPLGMAADYAMAVDASGVMWVANGGTLYRSDGNGDKVVRSDLHDTSGMQFNHAGDLWMVGRNKLYRLHGQSIDSTEWPVSSDLTRVNAFALDNQDQLWLALAEHGLYRLRQGQWQQVIPTRALIDDTPTALASDNRGALWIGYADDRLVRLDDHSAQLYTAANGLHVGTVTSIKAGSGDVLIGGEHGLARWRDGRIATMSVADNDAFSGITGIVRTSSGDIWLNTGKGVLRLDAAEAATSFDQPDHAPAYRLFDYRDGLPGIAKQAAVVPTAVVDDLQHLWFLTNQGPAWIDPNELGSNLLPPPVDIASVIANGRHYAAAGQIDLPKGTTNLQVQYSAASLAIPDRVRFRYRLDGVDAGWQDAGNRRDAFYSNLAPGTYRFHVIAANDDGVWNMQGAETRLTIAPWFYQARWFYALCIVVIVTLIAAFFLWRTRLAADRVHLQLMERMNERERIAREIHDTLLQGVQGLLLRLQALMARPVRDQAHGDALNTAIEQARQMVIEGRGKIIALRGDGPQDNEPVQSILAVGEDLASLYPHVAFRLTAEGKPRRLLPSARDEIIDIVREAIRNAFLHAQAKHVEVHVDHQVHQLRIRITDDGTGMDEAIVRSAAQAGHWGIVGMRERAQRLGAKLALRRAHPRGTEWLLSIPCRAAYRSA; encoded by the coding sequence ATGACGATGCTCGGATGGCCGGCCTTCGTCCGTCACGTTGCGCGCTATCTTGGCGCAGCGCTGTTGACGGCGAGCGTGCTGCTCACCGCCCATGCCAGTGATTCACCAGGCTTTCGCCGCCGGTTGTGGACCACGGAAACCGGCACGCCCGCCGATATCTGGGCCATGACGCAGAGCAAGGGTGGTTACCTCTGGCTGGGTACTGGCAGCGGCCTATATCGCTTCGATGGATTTCGTTTCGAACGCTTTCAGCCAGCTGACGGCGAGCGTTTCCGCTCCAACGACATCACCGCGATGGGCTCCTTGCACGATGGCTCGCTGTGGCTCGGCTTTTATTACGGCGGCGTGAGCGAGCTGCAAGCAGGACACCTCCGGCAATACGCGCCCGGCAAGGACTTCCCGCCCGGCTTGGTGTTGGCGTTTGCGCAGACGAGCGATGGGACTGTCTGGGCCGCAACGGAAGGTGGCCTTGCCCATTTTGACGGCAGCCAGTGGCGGACCGTAGGTGCCGACTGGGGTTACCCTTCGCATCGCGCCGATTGGCTCATCACCGCGCGCGACGGCACGCTGTGGGTGACCACGGGCGAATCGTTGATGTTTCTTCGCCCTGGCGAACATCGTTTCCAGCCGACCCATGTGAGCATGGCCAAGTACGGCATCGTGGCGCAGGCGCCGGATGGAACGCTGTGGCTGTCCGATCACGACCATGGCACCCGCGCCCTGCCCGGCCTTACGCCCGATCACCCCAGCGTCACCGCCGCGGAACGCCCGGGTGACACGGACTTTGCCTGGGCCAATCGCCTGCTGTTCGATCGCTACGGCAACCTGTGGGGCACCCTGGTCGATCGCGGCGGTATCTATCGCGTCGCCGATGTGGAGCACTTGGCCACGGGCCGCTCCTTGCGCGCACAGGATCTTGCCGAAGTCATCGGCAAGGCCAGCGGACTCGTTTCCGAGCGCGCCGTGCCCTTGCTGCAGGATGCCGAAGGCACGATCTGGGCCGGCACGAACATGGGCCTGGCCAGCTTCCATCGCAACAGTTTCCAGGTGCCCGGACAGGTTCCGCTCGGCATGGCCGCCGACTACGCGATGGCCGTCGATGCATCAGGCGTGATGTGGGTTGCCAATGGCGGCACGCTGTACCGTTCCGACGGCAACGGCGATAAGGTCGTGCGCAGCGATTTGCACGACACCAGCGGCATGCAGTTCAACCATGCCGGCGACCTGTGGATGGTCGGCCGAAACAAGCTCTATCGCCTGCACGGACAATCCATCGACAGCACCGAGTGGCCGGTTTCGTCGGACCTGACACGCGTCAATGCCTTCGCGCTCGACAACCAGGATCAGCTCTGGCTCGCGCTCGCCGAGCACGGTCTTTATCGACTCCGGCAGGGACAGTGGCAACAGGTCATTCCGACGCGAGCATTGATCGACGATACGCCCACGGCGCTTGCCAGCGACAACCGCGGCGCGTTGTGGATCGGTTACGCCGATGATCGTCTGGTGCGCCTTGACGATCACTCCGCCCAGCTCTACACGGCCGCCAACGGTCTGCACGTGGGCACGGTCACCTCGATCAAAGCCGGCAGCGGCGACGTACTCATTGGTGGCGAGCACGGGCTGGCACGATGGCGCGATGGCCGTATCGCAACCATGTCCGTGGCCGACAACGACGCATTCAGCGGCATTACCGGCATCGTACGCACGTCCAGCGGAGACATTTGGCTGAACACCGGCAAGGGCGTCCTGCGCCTTGATGCAGCCGAGGCCGCCACCAGCTTCGATCAGCCCGATCACGCGCCGGCCTATCGCTTGTTCGACTACCGCGACGGGTTGCCGGGCATCGCGAAGCAGGCCGCGGTCGTTCCGACGGCTGTCGTGGATGACCTTCAGCATCTGTGGTTCCTGACCAACCAGGGCCCGGCCTGGATTGATCCCAACGAGCTCGGCAGCAACCTGTTGCCGCCGCCCGTCGATATCGCATCGGTCATCGCCAACGGCAGGCACTACGCTGCAGCCGGTCAAATCGACCTACCCAAGGGCACGACCAACCTGCAGGTGCAGTACAGCGCGGCAAGCCTCGCCATACCGGATCGCGTGCGCTTCCGTTACCGGCTGGATGGCGTGGATGCGGGCTGGCAGGACGCGGGCAACCGCCGCGATGCGTTCTATTCCAACCTTGCCCCCGGCACTTATCGCTTCCACGTGATCGCGGCCAACGACGATGGCGTGTGGAACATGCAGGGCGCCGAAACCCGCCTGACCATTGCGCCATGGTTCTATCAGGCACGCTGGTTTTACGCGCTGTGCATCGTCGTTATCGTCACGCTGATCGCCGCATTCTTCCTGTGGCGCACACGCCTGGCCGCCGACCGGGTGCATCTGCAGTTGATGGAACGCATGAACGAGCGCGAGCGTATCGCGCGCGAAATCCACGACACCCTGCTCCAGGGTGTGCAAGGCCTGCTACTGCGATTGCAAGCCCTGATGGCCCGACCGGTGCGCGACCAGGCCCATGGCGACGCGTTGAATACCGCCATCGAGCAGGCACGGCAAATGGTGATCGAGGGGCGCGGCAAGATCATCGCCTTGCGCGGCGATGGTCCGCAGGACAATGAGCCGGTGCAGTCGATTCTCGCCGTGGGTGAGGATCTGGCCTCGCTCTATCCTCACGTAGCCTTCCGCCTCACGGCAGAAGGCAAGCCACGCAGGTTGCTACCCAGCGCACGCGACGAAATCATCGACATCGTCCGCGAAGCGATCCGCAATGCCTTTCTCCACGCGCAGGCGAAACACGTCGAGGTCCACGTGGATCATCAAGTGCACCAGTTGCGTATACGCATTACCGATGATGGCACCGGCATGGACGAAGCCATCGTGCGCTCCGCCGCACAAGCCGGACACTGGGGCATTGTCGGCATGCGCGAACGCGCGCAGCGACTGGGCGCCAAACTGGCGCTGAGGCGTGCGCACCCACGCGGCACGGAATGGCTGTTGAGCATTCCTTGCCGCGCGGCCTACCGATCAGCGTAG
- a CDS encoding response regulator transcription factor — MTVDATRIRVLIADDHPIMRDGIVAAIESAPDMDVVGQAADGAEAIVRYRELRPDVALVDLQMPGVDGLQAISTLGAEFPDARIIVLTSYPGDARVKRALTFGANAYLLKTATRDEILAGIRSVMGGRRVMAVEVAGDIASHAWSEMLSDRELSVLRLVATGHTNKRIADILCVSEDTVKARLKNIMTKLGALDRTHAVTLARNRGFFDG; from the coding sequence GTGACAGTTGATGCGACACGCATCCGGGTCCTGATCGCCGACGATCACCCGATCATGCGCGACGGCATCGTCGCGGCGATCGAGAGCGCACCCGACATGGACGTGGTGGGGCAGGCGGCTGACGGCGCGGAAGCCATCGTGCGCTACCGCGAACTGCGTCCGGACGTAGCGCTGGTCGATCTGCAGATGCCGGGCGTGGATGGCCTGCAAGCCATTTCAACGCTGGGCGCCGAGTTTCCGGACGCGCGGATCATCGTGCTGACGTCCTATCCCGGCGATGCCCGCGTGAAGCGCGCGTTGACGTTTGGCGCCAACGCCTATTTGCTGAAGACGGCCACGCGCGATGAAATCCTTGCCGGCATCCGTTCGGTCATGGGTGGGCGGCGCGTGATGGCGGTGGAAGTGGCGGGAGACATCGCCTCCCATGCATGGTCGGAAATGCTGAGTGATCGCGAGCTCAGCGTATTGCGGCTGGTAGCGACGGGCCATACCAACAAGCGTATCGCCGACATTCTTTGCGTCTCCGAAGACACGGTGAAGGCGCGACTGAAGAACATCATGACCAAGCTGGGCGCACTCGACCGCACACATGCGGTGACGTTGGCGCGCAATCGCGGCTTCTTCGACGGCTGA
- a CDS encoding alpha/beta fold hydrolase, protein MSSITTKDGTEIYYKDWGQGQPVVFSHGWPLSADAWDAQMFFLSSQGFRTIAHDRRGHGRSSQPWNGNDMDTYADDLAALIEKLDLKNIVLVGHSTGGGEVAHYIGRHGNARVAKAVLIGAVPPIMVKTANNPGGLPIEVFDDIRAKTLADRSQFFKDLSGPFFGANHPNSNATQGMRDSFWMQGMMGGLKGLYDCIKQFSEVDYTDDLKKIEVPTLVIHGDDDQIVPIDHAGRLSAKIVKHATLKVYPGAPHGLTATHQEQVNKDLLEFIRS, encoded by the coding sequence ATGAGCTCGATCACCACCAAAGACGGCACCGAGATCTATTACAAGGATTGGGGGCAGGGGCAGCCCGTCGTGTTCTCGCACGGTTGGCCGCTGTCCGCCGATGCGTGGGATGCGCAGATGTTCTTCCTCAGTTCGCAGGGCTTCCGCACCATCGCGCACGACCGTCGTGGCCATGGCCGCTCCAGTCAGCCCTGGAATGGCAACGACATGGACACCTATGCCGATGACCTCGCCGCACTGATCGAGAAGTTGGACCTGAAGAACATCGTGCTGGTTGGCCATTCGACAGGTGGCGGCGAAGTGGCGCACTACATCGGCCGTCACGGCAACGCGCGTGTCGCCAAGGCGGTGCTGATCGGTGCGGTGCCGCCGATCATGGTCAAGACAGCCAACAATCCCGGTGGCCTGCCCATCGAGGTGTTCGACGACATCCGTGCGAAGACGCTGGCCGATCGTTCGCAGTTCTTCAAGGACTTGTCCGGCCCGTTCTTCGGCGCCAATCATCCGAACTCCAACGCTACCCAGGGCATGCGCGACTCGTTCTGGATGCAGGGCATGATGGGCGGCTTGAAGGGCCTGTATGACTGCATCAAGCAGTTCTCGGAAGTGGATTACACCGACGACCTGAAGAAGATCGAGGTGCCCACGCTGGTGATTCATGGCGACGACGACCAGATCGTGCCGATCGATCACGCAGGCCGTCTGTCCGCCAAGATCGTCAAGCACGCCACGCTCAAGGTTTATCCCGGCGCACCGCATGGCCTGACGGCCACGCACCAGGAGCAGGTCAACAAGGATCTGCTCGAGTTCATCCGTTCCTGA
- a CDS encoding hydrolase: MSITATPTPGKQLITPTDHTLILIDFQSQMSFATHSIDPTVLRNNAALVANAAASFKVSTILTTVAEKTFSGPMYSEITDPFPGQALLDRTSMNTWEDAAVIKRVNAIGKSRLVLAGLWTSVCIVGPALSALDQGFEVYVIADACGDVSAEAHNRAIERMIQAGARPMTSLQYLLELQRDWARTESYDSTTDIARRFGGSYGLGITYAKSMFGAHEG; this comes from the coding sequence ATGTCCATCACCGCCACGCCGACCCCGGGCAAGCAACTGATCACCCCGACGGACCACACGCTGATCCTGATCGACTTCCAGTCGCAGATGTCGTTTGCCACGCACTCGATCGATCCGACCGTGTTGCGCAACAACGCGGCGCTGGTTGCGAACGCGGCGGCCAGCTTCAAGGTATCGACCATTTTGACCACGGTGGCCGAGAAGACCTTCTCCGGCCCGATGTATAGCGAGATCACCGATCCGTTCCCGGGCCAGGCGCTGCTGGATCGCACGTCCATGAATACCTGGGAAGACGCCGCGGTGATCAAGCGCGTCAATGCGATCGGCAAGAGCCGGCTGGTGCTGGCTGGCCTGTGGACTTCGGTGTGCATTGTCGGCCCGGCACTGTCGGCGCTGGATCAAGGCTTCGAGGTCTATGTGATTGCCGACGCGTGCGGCGACGTATCGGCCGAGGCACACAACCGCGCCATCGAACGAATGATCCAGGCAGGTGCTCGCCCGATGACGTCGCTGCAGTACCTGCTGGAACTCCAGCGCGACTGGGCACGCACCGAAAGCTACGACAGCACCACGGATATCGCCAGGCGCTTCGGCGGTTCCTATGGGCTTGGCATTACCTACGCCAAGAGCATGTTCGGGGCCCACGAAGGCTGA
- a CDS encoding XapX domain-containing protein, with the protein MKIYVISLAAGVLVGVIYALLQVRSPAPPLVALVGLLGILCGEQLPPLVKNILHRQAQPTVWLREQVKPHMCGELPSAHHAARKSDSTEQKS; encoded by the coding sequence ATGAAAATCTACGTGATCTCGCTAGCTGCCGGCGTATTGGTCGGCGTCATCTACGCCCTGTTGCAGGTCCGCTCACCGGCGCCGCCCCTGGTGGCGCTGGTGGGTCTGTTGGGTATTTTGTGCGGAGAGCAGTTGCCTCCGTTGGTGAAAAATATCCTGCATCGTCAGGCCCAGCCGACCGTCTGGCTGCGCGAACAGGTCAAGCCGCATATGTGCGGTGAATTGCCCTCGGCTCATCACGCCGCGCGCAAGAGCGACTCTACGGAGCAGAAGTCATGA